Proteins encoded by one window of Lathyrus oleraceus cultivar Zhongwan6 chromosome 1, CAAS_Psat_ZW6_1.0, whole genome shotgun sequence:
- the LOC127116452 gene encoding bifunctional riboflavin biosynthesis protein RIBA 1, chloroplastic isoform X3, translated as MQQIEAAGRGVLVYLRGHEGRGIGLGHKLRAYNLQDDGRDTVEANEELGLPVDSREYGIGAQILRDLGVQSMKLMTNNLSKYIGLIGYGLTVSATFEAIRKR; from the exons ATGCAACAGATTGAGGCAGCCGGTAGAGGTGTACTTGTATATTTACGCGGACATGAAGGTAGGGGTATTGGATTGGGCCACAAGCTCCGTGCTTATAACCTACAGGATGATGGGCGCGATACCGTAGAAGCCAATGAGGAGTTGGGATTGCCTGTTGACTCTAGGGAGTATGGCATTGGTGCGCAG ATACTGAGGGATCTAGGTGTTCAATCTATGAAGTTGATGACTAACAATCTATCCAAATATATTGGTCTCATAGGTTATGGTTTAACTGTTTCTG
- the LOC127116452 gene encoding bifunctional riboflavin biosynthesis protein RIBA 1, chloroplastic isoform X1, which translates to MQQIEAAGRGVLVYLRGHEGRGIGLGHKLRAYNLQDDGRDTVEANEELGLPVDSREYGIGAQILRDLGVQSMKLMTNNLSKYIGLIGYGLTVSGRIPCYDSPQQQQGQKLPLHLSLPPQLL; encoded by the exons ATGCAACAGATTGAGGCAGCCGGTAGAGGTGTACTTGTATATTTACGCGGACATGAAGGTAGGGGTATTGGATTGGGCCACAAGCTCCGTGCTTATAACCTACAGGATGATGGGCGCGATACCGTAGAAGCCAATGAGGAGTTGGGATTGCCTGTTGACTCTAGGGAGTATGGCATTGGTGCGCAG ATACTGAGGGATCTAGGTGTTCAATCTATGAAGTTGATGACTAACAATCTATCCAAATATATTGGTCTCATAGGTTATGGTTTAACTGTTTCTGGTAGGATCCCATGCTATGATTCACCGCAGCAGCAGCAAGGGCAGAAACTTCCTCTGCATTTATCCTTGCCTCCTCAGCTTTTGTAA